One window from the genome of Mesosutterella faecium encodes:
- a CDS encoding head-tail connector protein, whose amino-acid sequence MSDYFGAVTLDAAKKQLRVDYADEDELIVTYIMAATAQCEQICGREIVKRSDENALCDSVDDVPEAVRTWVLLTVTDLYEHRGASESPIATGRRFYDHLLDGYRIF is encoded by the coding sequence ATGAGTGACTATTTCGGCGCCGTGACGCTTGATGCCGCAAAGAAGCAGCTTCGCGTTGATTACGCCGATGAGGATGAGCTCATAGTCACCTACATCATGGCAGCGACCGCTCAGTGTGAGCAGATCTGCGGTCGTGAAATTGTGAAGCGATCAGATGAGAACGCGCTTTGTGACTCTGTTGACGATGTTCCGGAGGCTGTCAGGACATGGGTGCTTCTAACTGTGACAGATCTTTACGAGCACCGCGGGGCATCAGAGAGCCCTATTGCGACTGGCAGGCGGTTCTATGACCACCTGCTCGACGGCTATCGGATCTTTTAG
- a CDS encoding phage tail assembly protein, with protein sequence MSPVEVSLKTPVNYQGTTYEKLSFRVPILADVRALKMMGDEKTNAEAFDHVMQYAQRLCTTIDSKAFGQVTVEDSMAIAKAIAPLFGVPPVAESD encoded by the coding sequence ATGAGTCCGGTTGAGGTAAGTCTGAAGACACCGGTTAACTACCAGGGCACGACATACGAAAAGCTCTCTTTTCGCGTGCCGATCCTTGCGGACGTCCGGGCGCTCAAGATGATGGGCGATGAGAAGACCAACGCTGAGGCCTTTGATCATGTCATGCAATACGCGCAGCGTCTTTGCACAACCATAGATTCGAAGGCTTTCGGGCAGGTGACGGTTGAAGACAGCATGGCCATCGCGAAGGCGATAGCTCCTCTTTTTGGAGTGCCGCCGGTGGCTGAAAGCGATTGA
- a CDS encoding phage tail tube protein: MANQRISGTCYITVDGEELNLSGSLQIPVNKYTRQAVTASGRVIGYSETPVVPSISGNFYVDSDFPLEKLRTATDMTIVAELANGMRYTLSDAFLAGDNANFAPEDGTVQLVFNGVRGDWS, translated from the coding sequence ATGGCAAACCAGAGAATTTCAGGAACCTGCTATATCACGGTGGACGGCGAGGAGCTCAACCTGAGCGGATCCCTCCAGATCCCGGTCAACAAGTACACGCGTCAGGCCGTGACGGCCTCGGGCCGGGTGATCGGATATTCCGAAACGCCGGTCGTGCCGTCCATTTCAGGCAACTTCTACGTTGATTCGGATTTCCCGCTTGAGAAGCTGAGAACCGCGACTGACATGACGATCGTGGCGGAGCTTGCGAACGGCATGCGCTACACGCTCTCTGACGCTTTCCTCGCGGGCGACAATGCGAATTTCGCCCCGGAGGACGGAACGGTTCAGCTTGTTTTCAACGGCGTAAGAGGTGACTGGTCATGA
- a CDS encoding phage portal protein: MKIASIFGSIAHWAGWGSPIGDVSGLQRREPTGPAISGVQPIPPDHGLQMSAVWSCVTLLAETIASLPVVVYRRDRDGNRTEARDSRVWQVLRSPNAAMTAHDFWVAMGLNRFLRGNGYALIARDGAGQLVSLTPLAADQMEVGVVDGEVVYQYYKDGSIYYFKADKILHWKGLGNGIVGLSTLEYMQATTTELVNAQKNATTMYGNGNQLTGLLMIDQDLNKDQIRQLKERYANLTPVTGSSGDWLHVLPGDMKYQQISMSAADAQLLETRKFGIEEIGRWFGVPSALLNSSGGASASGLEQIIEGFYRSTIQPLCTGLEQSLTKTLFTVEEQETLNCEFKMSALQRANIASRYDSYSKALQNGFMTRNEVRKLENLPVVDGADALTAQNNLVPLDRLGEQTNTDQTPLGDPVKQ, translated from the coding sequence ATGAAGATAGCTTCTATTTTTGGGTCCATCGCCCACTGGGCCGGATGGGGCTCGCCGATTGGCGATGTCTCAGGCCTTCAGCGAAGGGAGCCCACGGGGCCGGCGATAAGCGGCGTTCAGCCTATCCCTCCGGACCACGGGCTCCAGATGTCGGCGGTCTGGTCCTGCGTCACGCTGCTTGCTGAGACCATAGCGTCTTTGCCTGTCGTTGTTTATCGCAGGGATAGAGACGGAAATCGCACCGAGGCTCGCGATTCGCGGGTATGGCAGGTGCTGCGCAGCCCGAATGCGGCCATGACGGCGCACGATTTTTGGGTTGCGATGGGGCTGAATCGCTTCCTTCGCGGCAACGGCTACGCCCTGATCGCTAGAGACGGAGCGGGGCAGCTGGTGAGCCTCACGCCGCTCGCGGCCGATCAGATGGAAGTGGGCGTTGTCGACGGCGAAGTTGTTTACCAGTACTACAAGGACGGCAGCATCTATTACTTCAAGGCAGACAAGATCCTGCACTGGAAGGGTCTTGGAAACGGCATTGTCGGGCTTTCAACGCTTGAGTACATGCAGGCCACCACGACAGAACTCGTGAACGCCCAGAAGAACGCCACGACCATGTACGGCAACGGCAACCAGCTCACAGGCCTTCTCATGATTGATCAGGACCTGAACAAGGATCAGATCCGGCAGCTGAAGGAGCGCTATGCGAATCTGACGCCCGTGACAGGCAGTTCAGGGGACTGGCTGCATGTTTTACCGGGCGACATGAAGTACCAGCAGATTTCAATGTCGGCGGCAGACGCCCAGCTGCTTGAAACCCGGAAATTCGGAATAGAGGAGATCGGCCGCTGGTTCGGCGTGCCGAGCGCTCTTCTCAACAGTTCGGGCGGCGCCTCGGCAAGTGGCCTCGAGCAGATCATTGAAGGGTTCTACCGCTCGACGATTCAGCCGCTTTGCACGGGGCTTGAGCAGTCTCTTACGAAGACCCTATTCACCGTGGAAGAGCAGGAAACGCTCAACTGCGAGTTCAAGATGAGCGCACTTCAGAGGGCGAACATCGCGAGCCGCTATGACAGCTACAGCAAGGCCCTTCAGAACGGATTCATGACGAGAAACGAAGTGCGGAAGCTTGAGAATTTGCCGGTTGTTGATGGGGCTGACGCCCTGACGGCGCAGAACAACCTGGTGCCGCTTGACCGCCTTGGAGAACAAACGAACACCGACCAGACGCCGCTTGGGGACCCGGTGAAGCAATGA
- a CDS encoding phage major capsid protein codes for MAEDIKIALEALNKIDASIATMQESVKKGEAAQADVQKKIDELGEKQVLFSRQLLDIQQKAQKADGSEVADKSIGAQFVNSESYKRFKGVTGVRSASAVVANKAAENPVTSAQAHLTPYRVPGIVPLETRELSIEALFPKLPTSAQSIEYLREKTFTNGAATVAEAAKKPSSAFEFELMQTPVQVIAHWTKITRQLADDAPALQAFINARMIYGVNLAAEDQLLSGNGTSPNLSGIMATGNYTAQAFKLAQLGGSGATMLDLLRISFATVNAAGYRTSAVVLNPMDWAVLQGLKASDGSYLLGSPANSFSASTIWGVRVVESAAMAQGKFLAGDFARAATVYDRMQTVVDIAAQNEDDFIKNLYTIRAERRLALAVEHSTAVIGGALSVPTA; via the coding sequence ATGGCAGAAGATATCAAAATCGCTCTCGAGGCTCTGAACAAGATTGACGCCTCCATCGCGACCATGCAGGAATCCGTCAAGAAGGGCGAAGCCGCCCAAGCGGACGTTCAGAAGAAAATTGACGAACTGGGTGAAAAGCAGGTGCTCTTTTCCCGCCAGCTGCTCGACATTCAGCAGAAGGCTCAGAAGGCCGATGGCTCTGAAGTCGCCGACAAGTCTATCGGTGCGCAGTTTGTGAACTCCGAGTCCTACAAGCGCTTCAAGGGCGTGACCGGCGTTCGCTCTGCGTCCGCTGTTGTCGCGAACAAGGCGGCAGAAAACCCCGTCACGTCCGCGCAGGCTCACCTGACGCCGTACCGCGTCCCGGGCATCGTTCCGCTCGAAACCCGCGAGCTTTCGATTGAAGCCCTCTTCCCGAAGCTTCCGACCTCTGCTCAGTCGATCGAGTACCTCCGTGAAAAGACCTTCACGAACGGCGCCGCGACCGTTGCTGAAGCCGCAAAGAAGCCCTCGTCCGCGTTCGAGTTCGAACTCATGCAGACTCCGGTGCAGGTGATCGCCCACTGGACGAAGATCACCCGCCAGCTCGCTGACGACGCCCCGGCTCTTCAGGCTTTCATTAACGCCCGCATGATCTACGGCGTGAATCTCGCGGCCGAGGATCAGCTGCTTTCAGGCAATGGAACTTCTCCCAATCTGTCCGGCATTATGGCGACAGGAAACTACACCGCCCAGGCGTTCAAACTCGCTCAGCTGGGAGGATCCGGAGCGACGATGCTTGATCTGCTGCGCATATCCTTCGCGACCGTCAACGCCGCGGGTTACCGCACCAGCGCCGTTGTGCTGAACCCGATGGACTGGGCTGTGCTGCAGGGCCTCAAGGCCTCTGACGGTTCTTATCTGCTCGGATCTCCGGCCAACAGCTTCTCCGCCTCCACGATCTGGGGCGTGCGCGTTGTAGAGTCCGCCGCGATGGCTCAGGGTAAGTTCCTCGCCGGCGATTTCGCCCGCGCCGCTACGGTGTACGACCGCATGCAGACCGTGGTTGATATTGCCGCGCAGAACGAAGACGACTTCATCAAGAACCTCTACACGATCCGTGCGGAGCGTCGTCTTGCGCTGGCGGTTGAGCACTCCACTGCCGTTATCGGCGGCGCGCTCAGCGTTCCCACGGCCTGA
- a CDS encoding HK97 family phage prohead protease, which produces MTQIIEKTLSLNDVELKTEGEAGIFRGYASKFNGIDSYGDTILPGAYQKVLGRMPPIFLNHNTMDLPIGRYTAMKENVQGLYVEGQLTLSIQKARDVYEAMKAGTIDGLSVGILLSKQDYEWNEAGGRNIKSVSGLREISVCTFPADDRARIGLVKSEDIQKAVSIRELEESLRDAGLSKAQAQAFIAKAKELIISEKVQRDSESEAEKQVLARIKAIAERF; this is translated from the coding sequence ATGACTCAGATTATTGAAAAGACGCTCTCGCTTAACGATGTGGAGCTGAAAACAGAAGGTGAAGCGGGGATTTTCCGCGGGTACGCCTCGAAGTTCAACGGCATTGACAGCTACGGGGACACAATTCTCCCGGGGGCGTACCAGAAGGTGCTGGGCCGGATGCCGCCCATCTTTCTGAACCACAACACGATGGACCTTCCGATTGGCAGGTACACGGCGATGAAAGAGAACGTCCAGGGGCTGTACGTCGAGGGCCAGCTGACGCTGTCTATTCAGAAGGCCCGGGACGTCTATGAGGCGATGAAGGCGGGGACGATCGACGGTCTGTCGGTCGGGATCCTGCTTTCAAAGCAGGATTACGAGTGGAACGAGGCGGGCGGCAGGAACATCAAATCGGTTTCCGGTCTCCGCGAAATCTCGGTCTGCACTTTCCCGGCAGACGACCGGGCGAGGATCGGTCTCGTGAAGTCTGAAGACATTCAGAAAGCAGTTTCAATTCGAGAGCTGGAAGAGAGCCTGCGGGATGCCGGCCTGTCGAAAGCTCAGGCTCAGGCCTTTATTGCTAAGGCCAAGGAGCTGATCATCAGCGAAAAGGTTCAGAGGGATTCTGAGTCTGAGGCTGAAAAACAGGTGTTGGCAAGAATTAAGGCCATCGCCGAAAGGTTTTAA
- a CDS encoding phage tail sheath subtilisin-like domain-containing protein has translation MAVSFSNIPSGIRVPLFYAELDNSQANTATSVLKTLLIGQMTKGKATALKPQLVSSSAQGEELFGHGSQLALMNTMYRKNDTFGEVWCIPVADPTGTKASATATISGTPAEAGTINLYIGSVRVAVAVATDDTATAIASAIASAVTANVDLPVTAAAAAGVVTFNAKNAGLVGNDIQLGVNLQGYSAGEELPEGVNVVLTAFSGGTGTPDLAGVVAAMGEEQYDVIACPFADAASLTTLAEELNDKSGRWSPMRQLYGHVFTVKRGSVSDLVSFGKSRNNQHETVLGIESAVASSCSEVLGAYAARAASALNNDPARPLQTLELIGVAAAQAGSRFNLSERQSLLTSGIATEYTQGGYMRIERAITTYQTNAFGSADNSYLDDCTLFTLAYILRDLKTVITSKYPRHKLASDGTHFGSGQAVVTPSIIRAELIAEYQKLEEKALVENLDAFKENLIVERNADDPNRVDVLLPPDLVNQLRIFAVLAQFRLN, from the coding sequence ATGGCAGTTTCCTTCTCCAACATCCCGTCCGGGATTCGCGTTCCGCTTTTTTATGCGGAGCTCGACAACTCTCAGGCTAATACGGCGACGAGCGTTCTGAAAACGCTGCTGATCGGCCAGATGACAAAGGGCAAGGCCACGGCCCTTAAGCCGCAGCTTGTTTCTTCCTCCGCCCAGGGCGAAGAACTGTTCGGCCACGGCTCCCAGCTCGCGCTGATGAACACGATGTATCGCAAGAATGATACTTTCGGCGAGGTCTGGTGCATTCCTGTTGCTGATCCGACCGGGACCAAGGCTTCCGCTACGGCAACCATTTCCGGTACTCCGGCTGAGGCGGGCACGATCAATCTTTACATTGGGTCGGTGCGGGTAGCTGTCGCTGTTGCGACTGATGATACGGCGACCGCCATTGCTTCGGCCATCGCTTCTGCTGTGACCGCCAATGTCGACCTTCCGGTTACAGCCGCCGCGGCCGCCGGGGTGGTGACCTTCAACGCGAAGAACGCGGGCCTTGTCGGAAACGACATCCAGCTTGGCGTGAACCTGCAGGGCTATTCTGCCGGCGAGGAGCTTCCCGAGGGCGTGAATGTTGTGCTGACTGCGTTCTCGGGCGGGACTGGAACGCCTGATCTGGCCGGAGTGGTAGCTGCGATGGGCGAAGAGCAGTATGACGTGATTGCCTGCCCGTTTGCGGATGCGGCGAGCCTGACCACATTGGCGGAAGAGCTGAACGACAAATCCGGCAGATGGTCTCCGATGCGCCAGCTTTACGGGCACGTTTTCACGGTCAAGCGCGGCTCTGTTTCTGATCTTGTTTCCTTTGGAAAGAGCCGCAACAACCAGCACGAAACCGTCCTTGGCATCGAGTCCGCGGTGGCCTCCTCCTGCTCTGAAGTCCTCGGCGCATATGCCGCCCGGGCCGCGAGCGCTCTCAACAACGATCCCGCCCGTCCGCTTCAGACTCTGGAGCTGATTGGCGTGGCGGCGGCGCAGGCCGGCTCGAGGTTCAACCTCTCGGAGCGCCAGAGCCTCCTCACCTCGGGCATTGCGACCGAGTACACCCAGGGCGGCTACATGAGGATTGAGAGGGCGATCACGACCTATCAGACGAACGCCTTCGGGTCGGCCGACAACTCGTACCTGGATGACTGCACGCTCTTTACCCTCGCGTACATTCTGAGGGATCTGAAGACCGTCATCACGAGCAAATACCCGAGGCACAAGCTTGCCTCCGATGGCACGCACTTTGGCTCCGGACAGGCTGTCGTTACGCCCTCGATCATCCGCGCCGAGCTCATCGCCGAGTATCAGAAGCTCGAGGAGAAGGCTCTTGTCGAGAACCTGGACGCCTTCAAGGAGAACCTCATCGTGGAGAGGAACGCGGATGATCCGAACCGGGTCGATGTGCTTCTGCCGCCTGACCTTGTGAACCAGCTGAGGATCTTCGCGGTTCTCGCCCAGTTCCGTCTGAATTAA
- a CDS encoding phage tail terminator protein, producing the protein MKLAPIIECLRENCPSFERRVFGAYAWFNIDDSVSPAMPCAFVLPSGVTAETATTSTKYRQPIENHFSINICVSLTSDDALGKTGHDYLEDLKEEVFKAVLGLPLGYPEQTNRIIYFESQSVNTSACNRARLVETLDFAYGELLMGSITAQQRIIDALPVLQSVRLKAKDFSTTDEDDKLVTAELLTK; encoded by the coding sequence ATGAAGCTTGCACCGATTATCGAATGCCTTCGCGAGAACTGCCCGTCCTTTGAACGCCGGGTTTTCGGGGCCTACGCGTGGTTCAACATCGACGACAGCGTGAGTCCGGCGATGCCCTGTGCGTTCGTTCTCCCGTCCGGCGTGACCGCGGAAACGGCGACCACATCGACCAAGTACCGTCAGCCGATTGAAAACCACTTTTCGATCAACATATGCGTTTCGCTCACGAGCGACGACGCCCTGGGGAAAACCGGGCACGACTACCTCGAAGATCTGAAGGAAGAGGTTTTCAAGGCCGTGCTGGGGCTTCCGCTTGGCTATCCGGAGCAGACAAACCGGATCATTTATTTCGAGAGCCAGAGCGTAAATACGTCGGCTTGCAACCGCGCGAGGCTCGTCGAGACGCTCGACTTTGCCTACGGCGAGCTTTTGATGGGAAGTATTACGGCGCAGCAGCGAATCATTGACGCCCTGCCGGTTCTGCAGTCTGTAAGGCTCAAAGCTAAAGATTTTTCCACTACGGACGAGGATGACAAACTCGTCACCGCTGAACTTTTAACTAAATAA
- a CDS encoding phage head closure protein — MQLPKVGELKRPIDIYSLDTSPKDASDSTNNLTLKLHAWAKVEVIGGVNYWGSVQAGYDVTHRFIVRYMDGTRPQDLTHATKVLYEGVWYLVKRLTDMNDAHRFTALECEAQYGAS; from the coding sequence ATGCAGCTTCCAAAAGTAGGCGAATTGAAGCGTCCCATCGACATTTACAGCCTGGACACGAGCCCGAAGGATGCCTCCGACAGTACGAATAACCTGACGCTGAAGCTGCACGCCTGGGCGAAGGTGGAGGTGATCGGCGGGGTGAACTACTGGGGATCGGTGCAGGCGGGATATGACGTGACTCACCGCTTCATCGTCCGCTACATGGATGGAACGCGGCCTCAGGACCTGACTCATGCGACAAAGGTCCTCTACGAGGGCGTCTGGTATCTCGTGAAGCGCCTGACGGACATGAACGATGCCCACCGCTTCACGGCTTTGGAATGCGAGGCCCAGTATGGCGCTTCTTGA